The nucleotide window CGACGGACTGGTGGCGCAGCACCTCCTGGGCCAACTCTGCACTCGTATCGTACAGCTCATCACCGAGCCCTCGACGGGCGCCGTGCGGTAGCAGCGGCTCGCCATCCTGTGTGATCCCACTCTCGGCCGAGAGCCGCTTCAGGAGCGAGCGCGCCCCCGCCGTCGACAGCGCTGGCGGGACTAGGTCGTGCTCGCGCAGCAGCGGCCACACAGTACTTTTCGTCGGTTCCTCGTCAACGACGTCGGCATCGCGAACGACCTCGTACAGACTCGGCAGGTGCCCAGTCGGGAAGACCGGCCACTCCTCGGTCGGTGGATCCTGTCGTCGACGATGCGCGCGGAGCCGTTCGACGCCGGGCTCAAGTAGGGGTGACTGCTGCCACTCCTGGGTTTTCCCGTACACGCGGAGCACGCCGTCCTCGAGGTCGACGTCGCGCCACCGGAGGCCGCTACGGCGCTCATTCTGGGGGTCACGGAACAGCTCGGCGCCGCGAGCGCCGGAGTACGCGAGGACAGCGACGAGCGCACGGTCCCGAGTTGCTCGATCTGCTTCGAGCCAACCGTGATCGAGCGCGTCCTCAGTGCGCCAGTCCAACCACCGGACGATATCGTCGCGCGTCGACGGGCTCCAGAACTGCTGGCGATCGTCGTCGCGAACGCCGACGGAGCGGTCGGGGAGCCCGTCGCTCGCGACCGCCGACTTCGCCGGATTCGACTCCAGGGCGTCACGTTCGACGAGGAACGTGCAAAAGGAGCGGACGAGCGCATAGTACTGGTGGGCTGTGCGGCCGGTGATGCCGGTGGTGGGATCGTCTTCGCGTGCCCACGCTCGCCGAGCGAGGTGGTCGGCAAATTGCTCGAGCTGGCGTTGGCCGAGATCCCGAACCTGATCAGCGCCCCGCCGCTGCGCTCGCTCGACGAAGTCGCCAACCACACGCTCGACCTCCCCCCGGTGACGTCCGGAATCTCCTTTGCTCACGTTGGCGACGAACGCCTCGAGGGCGTCAGGTAGCGGTGTGGAAGGGCGAACGCGGCCTGTGAACCCCTGTTGTTCGTCTCCGGTATCCATGTGACTCACCCGAGGGCGCGGGGGTACTAGAATCCACTTGTGCTTACTGGCGTAAGCTAGAGTGGATCAAGCAGAATCGTAATCTGATGCAATTAGCCTTCATACCCCCGAATTCGACCGATATATCGGAATCCGCCCTCGTATAAATCGTATATTGCGATAGAAATTCTCTTCTGTGCCAAATCAGCGGTCATCGAAAAATAGAGTACATAATAAATAATTCAGTTGTAGTTTCCATAGATTCTGCTTATTTTGTTCTCAGCAGAGCCGAATGTTTACAACCCACATTGCCTTGAACCAGAATATGGCTGAGTTGTCACGTCGGTCTCTCTTATCGACATCGG belongs to Halobaculum rubrum and includes:
- a CDS encoding tyrosine-type recombinase/integrase, with product MVGDFVERAQRRGADQVRDLGQRQLEQFADHLARRAWAREDDPTTGITGRTAHQYYALVRSFCTFLVERDALESNPAKSAVASDGLPDRSVGVRDDDRQQFWSPSTRDDIVRWLDWRTEDALDHGWLEADRATRDRALVAVLAYSGARGAELFRDPQNERRSGLRWRDVDLEDGVLRVYGKTQEWQQSPLLEPGVERLRAHRRRQDPPTEEWPVFPTGHLPSLYEVVRDADVVDEEPTKSTVWPLLREHDLVPPALSTAGARSLLKRLSAESGITQDGEPLLPHGARRGLGDELYDTSAELAQEVLRHQSVETTHASYRDDDIERLRDAAEDALSGTSSGNR